In Alphaproteobacteria bacterium, a genomic segment contains:
- a CDS encoding ABC transporter ATP-binding protein, which yields MAHVVLKNLVKTYGAYTAVNDVSLTINDGEFVALVGPSGCGKTTTLNLVAGLTSLTSGDIVIGDRVVNDIDPKNRDIAMVFQNYALYPQKTVYANLAFPLQMRKLGREEIDRKVKQAAQMLDMTHLLERKPRELSGGQQQRVALGRALVRDPAVFLMDEPLSNLDAKLRVQMRSEIKRFHQDLKATIIYVTHDQLEAVTMADKLAVMSGGFLQQYDAPAKVFANPVNMFVASFIGSPAMSLIPLEASTRDGNAVLTGAEGWTVALSPKNARKVQRATSGKVVLGARHSAIKLSTVAVPGAVPAKAYTVEPTGDVTFVQAMLSGAIVNISVAPDVAVEADQPIWLEFDQERMHLFDGATQMALKAD from the coding sequence ATGGCCCATGTAGTTCTGAAGAACCTCGTCAAGACGTATGGCGCCTATACGGCGGTCAACGACGTGTCCCTGACGATCAACGACGGCGAGTTCGTCGCCCTTGTCGGCCCCTCGGGTTGCGGCAAGACGACGACGCTCAATCTCGTCGCGGGTTTGACGTCGCTCACCTCCGGCGACATCGTCATCGGCGATCGCGTCGTCAACGATATCGATCCGAAGAATCGCGATATCGCGATGGTCTTCCAGAATTACGCGCTGTATCCGCAAAAGACCGTCTACGCCAACCTCGCCTTCCCGCTGCAAATGCGCAAATTGGGGCGCGAGGAGATCGACCGCAAGGTCAAGCAAGCGGCGCAGATGCTCGACATGACGCATCTGCTGGAGCGCAAGCCGCGCGAATTGTCCGGCGGCCAGCAGCAGCGCGTGGCGCTGGGCCGCGCGCTGGTGCGCGATCCGGCCGTGTTCCTGATGGACGAGCCGCTGTCCAATCTCGACGCCAAGCTGCGCGTGCAGATGCGCTCCGAAATCAAGCGTTTCCACCAGGATCTGAAGGCGACGATCATCTACGTGACGCACGACCAGCTCGAAGCCGTGACGATGGCGGACAAGCTGGCGGTGATGAGCGGCGGCTTCCTCCAGCAATACGACGCGCCCGCCAAAGTGTTCGCCAACCCGGTGAATATGTTCGTCGCGAGCTTCATCGGCAGCCCGGCGATGAGCTTGATCCCGCTGGAGGCGTCGACGCGCGACGGCAACGCCGTGTTGACCGGCGCCGAAGGCTGGACGGTCGCGCTGTCGCCCAAGAACGCGCGCAAGGTACAGCGCGCGACGTCCGGCAAAGTCGTGCTCGGCGCGCGCCATTCGGCGATCAAGCTTTCTACCGTCGCGGTCCCCGGCGCGGTGCCGGCCAAGGCCTATACGGTCGAACCGACCGGCGACGTGACCTTCGTTCAAGCCATGCTGTCCGGCGCGATCGTCAATATCAGCGTGGCGCCGGATGTCGCCGTCGAAGCCGATCAGCCGATCTGGCTGGAATTCGATCAGGAGCGCATGCACCTGTTCGACGGCGCCACGCAAATGGCGCTCAAGGCGGATTGA
- a CDS encoding mandelate racemase/muconate lactonizing enzyme family protein, whose protein sequence is MTAKLKITAIKPYPVWVGIRNQMLVKVETDQGVFGWGESGLSGREKAVAGAIEHYREFLIGQNPMQIGRIWQETYRSQYFEGGRVLQAAISAIDIALHDIKGKVLGVPVYELLGGKQRDRVPTFASTGDEAEGDVAIERARQLAAQGWQAIRFFPVGQKSRDIFEPRESIGPTAKMLNKARETLGGDLVLGIDYHHRLSVAEAASFCAKLGRDTLDFLEEPIRDETPEAYESLRTLTQVPFAIGEEFASKWQFLPYIERGIHQFNRLDVCNVGGITEAMKVAGWSEAHYVDLMPHNPLGPICTAATVHLAAAIPNFAWLETRVPEAKGFDSAEYFPVQPRLDRADYPVSDLPGLGVEVNEAAIAAQSLRFWEAPHLTRRDGSVTNW, encoded by the coding sequence ATGACCGCGAAGTTGAAGATCACGGCGATCAAGCCCTATCCCGTGTGGGTCGGCATCCGGAACCAGATGCTGGTCAAGGTCGAGACCGACCAAGGCGTGTTCGGCTGGGGCGAAAGCGGCTTGAGCGGCCGCGAAAAGGCCGTGGCCGGCGCCATCGAGCATTACCGGGAATTCCTGATCGGCCAGAACCCGATGCAGATCGGCCGGATCTGGCAGGAAACCTATCGCAGCCAGTATTTCGAGGGCGGTCGGGTGCTGCAGGCGGCGATCTCCGCGATCGACATCGCGCTGCACGACATCAAGGGCAAGGTGCTGGGCGTACCGGTCTACGAGTTGCTTGGCGGCAAGCAGCGCGACCGCGTGCCGACCTTCGCCTCGACCGGCGACGAGGCGGAAGGCGATGTCGCGATCGAACGCGCGCGCCAATTGGCGGCCCAAGGCTGGCAGGCGATCCGCTTCTTCCCTGTCGGGCAGAAAAGCCGCGACATTTTCGAGCCGCGCGAGTCGATCGGCCCGACGGCGAAGATGCTCAATAAGGCGCGCGAAACGTTGGGCGGCGATCTCGTGCTCGGGATCGACTATCACCACCGCCTATCTGTCGCCGAGGCGGCGAGCTTCTGCGCCAAGCTCGGGCGCGACACGCTCGACTTCCTCGAGGAGCCGATCCGCGACGAAACGCCCGAAGCCTATGAGTCGCTGCGCACGCTGACGCAGGTGCCGTTCGCGATCGGCGAGGAATTCGCCAGCAAATGGCAGTTCCTGCCCTATATCGAGCGCGGCATTCATCAGTTCAACCGGCTCGACGTCTGCAATGTCGGCGGGATTACGGAGGCGATGAAGGTCGCCGGCTGGAGCGAAGCCCACTACGTCGACCTAATGCCGCACAACCCGCTCGGCCCCATCTGCACGGCCGCGACCGTGCATCTGGCGGCGGCGATCCCGAATTTTGCCTGGCTCGAAACGCGCGTGCCCGAAGCCAAGGGCTTCGACAGCGCGGAATACTTCCCCGTGCAGCCGCGGCTCGACCGCGCCGATTATCCGGTCAGCGATCTGCCGGGGCTTGGCGTCGAGGTCAACGAGGCGGCGATCGCCGCGCAAAGCCTGCGCTTCTGGGAAGCACCGCATCTCACGCGACGCGACGGCTCCGTCACGAACTGGTAG
- a CDS encoding sugar ABC transporter permease, protein MSIRTSDAPAGGAPARTAAREPGVLRRTWIHRADYLYVLPAIVVMLIVIAYPVYYTIDLSFYSTPPSLQLRDKIFIGFDNYKTILESEVFWRVTLNTFIWTIVSTGCAYILGLGCALCLHQAFPGRAVMRAILIIPWVISAVAASYIWKWIYHSNFGVIGAILVELGIMDRQPNFIDNVNTVLASLIVVNVWREFPFAMIMLAAGLQTVPDQLLRAAKVDGAGAWHSFWHVTFPHLRGVSIATILLLAVANFNSFIVTWIMTGGGPSNASHIWITHIYEIAFGRQRWGIAAAYSVILFLIVMSLGYFYVRGLGGAEKEGGGS, encoded by the coding sequence ATGTCGATACGTACAAGCGACGCACCGGCGGGCGGAGCACCGGCACGAACGGCGGCGCGCGAACCCGGCGTTCTTCGGCGGACTTGGATTCATCGCGCCGACTATCTCTATGTGCTGCCCGCGATCGTGGTGATGCTGATCGTCATCGCGTATCCGGTCTACTACACCATCGATCTGTCGTTCTACAGCACGCCGCCCAGCTTGCAGCTGCGCGACAAAATTTTCATCGGCTTCGACAATTACAAGACCATTCTCGAAAGCGAGGTGTTCTGGCGGGTAACGCTGAACACCTTCATCTGGACCATCGTCTCGACAGGCTGCGCCTATATCCTTGGATTGGGCTGCGCGCTGTGCCTGCATCAAGCCTTCCCCGGCCGCGCCGTGATGCGCGCCATCCTGATCATTCCTTGGGTCATCAGCGCGGTCGCCGCTTCGTATATCTGGAAGTGGATCTACCATTCCAATTTCGGCGTGATCGGCGCGATTCTGGTCGAACTCGGGATCATGGACCGGCAGCCAAACTTCATCGACAACGTCAACACGGTTCTGGCGTCGCTGATCGTGGTCAATGTGTGGCGCGAATTTCCCTTCGCGATGATCATGCTGGCGGCGGGCCTGCAAACCGTGCCGGACCAGCTGCTGCGCGCGGCGAAGGTCGATGGCGCGGGCGCCTGGCACAGTTTCTGGCACGTGACCTTCCCGCATCTGCGCGGCGTGTCGATCGCCACGATCCTGCTGCTGGCCGTCGCGAACTTCAATTCCTTCATCGTGACCTGGATCATGACCGGCGGCGGCCCGTCCAACGCCTCGCATATCTGGATCACGCATATCTACGAAATCGCATTCGGACGGCAGCGCTGGGGCATTGCGGCCGCCTATTCGGTCATCCTGTTCCTGATCGTCATGTCGCTCGGCTATTTCTACGTGCGCGGCCTGGGCGGCGCCGAGAAGGAAGGCGGCGGATCATGA
- a CDS encoding carbohydrate ABC transporter permease — translation MTDAVTPRSRAGIDLWRWAGRIFLTVMLLFTLLPMVWMLLTSFKSGFAALQFPPQWWPKEPTLASYRKLLDPTNSVGADFLRFFWNSLFVSTMSTILSVIVAVPAAYAFSRFDFPGRKFLFFSVLLRNMFPAVVFLVPLFILMRLLGLMNTHGSLILTYLTFGLPLAIWLLKGFYDNIPYQLEQAARIDGASRFQAFLLIVMPLSVPGIIATAIYSFIGAWNEYIFAYTFINRNDRLTLPIGIQRFFSESSSDFPGLMAASFMMSVPVVVLFLMLQRYFVRALTEGAVKH, via the coding sequence ATGACCGACGCCGTAACCCCCCGCTCCCGCGCCGGAATCGATCTCTGGCGCTGGGCCGGCCGCATCTTCCTGACGGTGATGCTGCTGTTCACGCTGCTGCCGATGGTCTGGATGTTGCTGACATCCTTCAAATCGGGCTTCGCGGCGCTGCAATTCCCGCCGCAATGGTGGCCGAAGGAACCCACGCTCGCGAGCTATCGCAAGCTGCTCGACCCCACGAACAGCGTGGGTGCCGATTTCCTGCGCTTCTTCTGGAACAGTCTTTTCGTCTCGACCATGTCGACGATCCTGTCGGTCATCGTCGCCGTCCCGGCCGCCTACGCCTTCTCGCGCTTCGACTTTCCGGGCCGTAAATTCCTGTTCTTCTCGGTCCTGCTGCGCAACATGTTCCCGGCGGTCGTGTTCCTGGTGCCGTTGTTCATCCTGATGCGCCTGCTCGGGCTGATGAACACGCACGGGTCGCTGATCTTGACCTATCTGACGTTCGGCCTGCCGCTCGCGATCTGGCTGCTGAAAGGGTTCTACGACAACATTCCCTACCAGCTCGAACAAGCCGCGCGTATCGACGGCGCCTCGCGCTTCCAGGCGTTCCTGCTGATCGTCATGCCGCTGTCGGTGCCGGGCATCATCGCGACGGCGATCTATTCCTTCATCGGGGCGTGGAACGAGTACATCTTCGCCTACACGTTCATCAACCGGAACGACCGCCTGACTCTGCCGATCGGCATTCAGCGCTTCTTCTCCGAAAGCTCGTCCGACTTCCCTGGCCTGATGGCGGCGAGTTTCATGATGAGCGTGCCGGTCGTCGTCCTCTTCCTCATGCTCCAACGCTACTTCGTCCGCGCCCTCACCGAGGGCGCGGTCAAACACTAG